AAGTCGTCTTATTTCAGAGCTCTGTCCTTgacagaaataataataataataataataaataaaatgagAGATTACATATGATTTAATCTCGGTTTTGGCACATTTCAACACAAATGAGCCAACAGGAAACTCCATGTACAAAAATGTAGATCCCATAAATACTGTACTACCAAGGTCAAATAAGAAATGCATCGTCACGTAAGTCAAACATCTTAATAACATAAGGCAGCACTGCCTCCAGTTAATACAGGTAGCATGATACAAAAACAAACATTCAGTGAACATAAAATTACCTGTACACTAACCAAAGTCTTGGATAAACATGGTTTCTATAACGTGCTGACTCCCCGTGCAAAACAAGGGGCCTGGGCTCCTCTAAGCGGGGTCCACTTGGAGGTCATGTGACTATGTGGTGGCCGGCTCTACTTTACTGCAGTCGCCTCACTCTAAACAGGAACTTCCATTCACAGATTTACTAAGAAGCCATTATGGCCCCTGTGGGACAAGAGACACAAATATCACCAGTTTAGATGAAGTCCTTCCTCCACCAGGTCACACAGAGTGTGAGCGTGTCTACAGAGGTATTCCACAGGGCCATATACCACAAAGATAACAGACAAACACCAAGGTGTCTCAGAAGAATACCAGCCTGGCAGGACTGTTTAGAAAGGCGTAGGTCGCCATTTAATATAACAAATGACGTCTttacagagagaaaaaaaatccccactgtaaaatgtacacacacacaaagatatgcCCTTCCCTTCTTTCCTGTGtaaagcagtggaggctggtgggatgacCTATAGGAGGAGGAATtaaatcaaacacatggaaaccatgtttgacCCCATTCCATTTCACTCCTACCAGCCTCTACTTGTGTAAAAAGAGTTCACCTGTGGAACATGTGAGGTTCACAGAGAGAGTTCATGAAAGTTAAGAATGGCAACTTTATGTATAAAAGCAACCACATCGTAGTATGATAGGGGTAACCAATGGTTCAGTTGTTGGTCCAATCCAGTTGCTACAATGGAAAATTTTGCCAGCATGTCATCACCGTGTCAACGCAGGTCAAAATCGTCACTCACCACATTGGTTAGCGGTAAGGCAGAGGAGGGTGAGGAACCGGAATGGGAGGAACAGGGGGGAAGCAAGTCTGGTGCTGGCCTTCGGGAGGACTGAGACTTACGGACGGCTAGAGCCACAGCCTGGGCAAAGCAGGAGGGGATGCCGGTTTTCCTGGCCAGGGCTTTGGCTGCAGGAACGTATGGTTTGGGTGAAGGGGCGTTAGTCTGattgtctccctctgctggttcACAGAAGGTACGACTCAGcgtaggaagagaagagggaggataaGAGGGAGGGCGGTGATTTCTTCCCCCAGGAGGCCTCAATCGTAACTGGGTTGGCTCAGTCTCCTCCACCTCCTTATCATAGCACacagggggagggggtggagggaaacAGAAACGGTCCTCGTCGGCCTTCATCACCAGACTGAGCTTCCGGAACGATCCTCTGCTCTCTAGTAGTTCAGGAGTTGAGGTCACCTCATCTCCAGGTATTCCATTGGTGTGGGCCAACAGGTCAGCTGCGTATGGGTTGGGTATCTCTGAGAGTGAATCGGACTCCTCTGGGACTTCTACCTCTAGAATTGTCTGTAGTTCTGAATCTAGATTGTCTGTGGGTGATTCGGACTCCTCCTGGGCCTCGACCTCTGAACTCTCCTGCTTGACTACCACTGGTGAATTTGGTGCGGTCTGGTAAAGCTCGCAAGGACTAGACACGGTTGGAGGACTGATGACCCAGTCAGTAGAACCTTCTGGAAACCCTGGAGGAGAACGTTTAGAATCCATATCAGGCTCTGGGGTGGATCCCTCAACCACTGACCTCTCCAGCAATACAGGTGTCTTCTTCATTGTCCGGTGGTGCTCCAACCCAGGCTCAGCAACACCATTAGAGGGTTCATCAATGGTTTGTGCTGGGTCTAAGGCCTGGGTCAGGTCCGCCTCCAAGCCCCTCTGCCCTACCAGTGACTGCCCTCGGGGCACCACGGTGAAGGTGGTCAACCCCTCCCTCAGACCGGGACTCCTCCAAGCCTCACCAGGGGCCTTGGTCTTGAGTTGGAGTAAAGAGAGGGGACTGAATCCCTTACTTCCACCCGACTGTGTCAAGGACACAGGGGAGCCTCCATTGGTGGAGTTGACGGGTCTTAGGATTGGGAACGAAGGATGCTTGAGGTTGGCCCTGGTTTGACAAAGCAGGAAAGGGGTTAGTGTCTCCCctagggtgggaggggagggagggcagagcggAGAGGGATGGTAGGGATCGGAAGGCGGAAAGGTGCTAGAGGGAGGACGAGAGGTAGTGGATGGGGTCGAAGGGGGAGTGGGGGGCACTTGGGGCTGACTCAAAAGGCTGGAGATGTTTGGGGATG
Above is a genomic segment from Oncorhynchus gorbuscha isolate QuinsamMale2020 ecotype Even-year linkage group LG23, OgorEven_v1.0, whole genome shotgun sequence containing:
- the LOC124010476 gene encoding cordon-bleu protein-like 1 isoform X1 is translated as MLSRDSPEIQSSLRLWSRLDPWGRSMEEEENPLEREHTLAVVLPGGLEKMATVHGSKPVMDLLVTLCAQYHLNPSDFTMEIQSANRNDISFKPSTLIGAMEPHRILLKPKGGEEKIKRPYVPEVTVRLLINYKKNHKAVVRVNPRVPLEQLLPAVCEKCEFDLESTILLSANDSEGPLNLSRSLDDYGLRELYAKDMAEAPVETPPLPSKEQKRKEKENRGLFGLFRRIKKKPEKGLSVSAPASRGLKNPRVASIGMNSLGIHSSNTLPMDNTMVKKRRAPMPPMAGSQSVPANLNVQPLTSRKKRRAPPPPPCASPPPSSCVNTHKGAPQDTEIKGKGVSLYTLEEMGECEEDLDSTSSSPNISSLLSQPQVPPTPPSTPSTTSRPPSSTFPPSDPYHPSPLCPPSPPTLGETLTPFLLCQTRANLKHPSFPILRPVNSTNGGSPVSLTQSGGSKGFSPLSLLQLKTKAPGEAWRSPGLREGLTTFTVVPRGQSLVGQRGLEADLTQALDPAQTIDEPSNGVAEPGLEHHRTMKKTPVLLERSVVEGSTPEPDMDSKRSPPGFPEGSTDWVISPPTVSSPCELYQTAPNSPVVVKQESSEVEAQEESESPTDNLDSELQTILEVEVPEESDSLSEIPNPYAADLLAHTNGIPGDEVTSTPELLESRGSFRKLSLVMKADEDRFCFPPPPPPVCYDKEVEETEPTQLRLRPPGGRNHRPPSYPPSSLPTLSRTFCEPAEGDNQTNAPSPKPYVPAAKALARKTGIPSCFAQAVALAVRKSQSSRRPAPDLLPPCSSHSGSSPSSALPLTNVVSDDFDLR
- the LOC124010476 gene encoding cordon-bleu protein-like 1 isoform X2 codes for the protein MEEEENPLEREHTLAVVLPGGLEKMATVHGSKPVMDLLVTLCAQYHLNPSDFTMEIQSANRNDISFKPSTLIGAMEPHRILLKPKGGEEKIKRPYVPEVTVRLLINYKKNHKAVVRVNPRVPLEQLLPAVCEKCEFDLESTILLSANDSEGPLNLSRSLDDYGLRELYAKDMAEAPVETPPLPSKEQKRKEKENRGLFGLFRRIKKKPEKGLSVSAPASRGLKNPRVASIGMNSLGIHSSNTLPMDNTMVKKRRAPMPPMAGSQSVPANLNVQPLTSRKKRRAPPPPPCASPPPSSCVNTHKGAPQDTEIKGKGVSLYTLEEMGECEEDLDSTSSSPNISSLLSQPQVPPTPPSTPSTTSRPPSSTFPPSDPYHPSPLCPPSPPTLGETLTPFLLCQTRANLKHPSFPILRPVNSTNGGSPVSLTQSGGSKGFSPLSLLQLKTKAPGEAWRSPGLREGLTTFTVVPRGQSLVGQRGLEADLTQALDPAQTIDEPSNGVAEPGLEHHRTMKKTPVLLERSVVEGSTPEPDMDSKRSPPGFPEGSTDWVISPPTVSSPCELYQTAPNSPVVVKQESSEVEAQEESESPTDNLDSELQTILEVEVPEESDSLSEIPNPYAADLLAHTNGIPGDEVTSTPELLESRGSFRKLSLVMKADEDRFCFPPPPPPVCYDKEVEETEPTQLRLRPPGGRNHRPPSYPPSSLPTLSRTFCEPAEGDNQTNAPSPKPYVPAAKALARKTGIPSCFAQAVALAVRKSQSSRRPAPDLLPPCSSHSGSSPSSALPLTNVVSDDFDLR